The following proteins are co-located in the Streptomyces sp. NBC_00435 genome:
- a CDS encoding AIM24 family protein: protein MNFGPATGGPGGPTVLDPYTLPSDDNVNAYTFCVELKGSQWFLQKGKMIAYYGRIEFNGIGHGRFDRLLRTSFHSPLHASDWVVAEGQGKMLLADRAFDVNSYDLDNGNLTIRSGNLLAYQPSLALKQSIVPGFLTLIGTGKFVAASNGPVVFMEPPLRVDPQALVGWADCPSPCHHYDHGYMSGVIGGLRSLTGIGGSSGEEHQFEFVGAGTVLLQSSEMLMAEQAIGAVGAGAATGNAQGVPGAAQGPLGQLGVPRMPGQLGDLQRRFGL, encoded by the coding sequence GTGAACTTTGGTCCTGCAACCGGTGGACCGGGCGGCCCGACGGTCCTCGACCCGTACACCCTGCCGTCCGACGACAACGTCAATGCCTACACCTTCTGCGTGGAGCTCAAGGGGAGCCAGTGGTTCCTGCAGAAGGGCAAGATGATCGCCTACTACGGGCGCATCGAGTTCAACGGCATCGGCCACGGCCGCTTCGACCGGCTGCTGCGCACCAGCTTCCACTCGCCGCTGCACGCGAGCGACTGGGTGGTGGCCGAGGGCCAGGGCAAGATGCTCCTCGCCGACCGGGCCTTCGACGTGAACTCGTACGACCTGGACAACGGCAACCTGACGATCAGGTCGGGCAATCTGCTGGCCTACCAGCCCTCGCTCGCGCTGAAGCAGTCGATCGTCCCCGGTTTCCTCACCCTGATCGGAACCGGGAAGTTCGTGGCGGCGTCCAACGGACCGGTGGTGTTCATGGAGCCGCCGCTGCGCGTGGACCCGCAGGCGCTGGTGGGGTGGGCGGACTGCCCCTCCCCCTGCCACCACTACGACCACGGGTACATGTCGGGCGTGATCGGCGGCCTGCGCTCACTGACGGGAATCGGGGGCTCCTCGGGCGAGGAGCACCAGTTCGAGTTCGTGGGCGCCGGGACGGTGCTGCTCCAGTCGTCGGAGATGCTGATGGCGGAGCAGGCGATCGGGGCCGTGGGCGCCGGTGCGGCCACGGGCAACGCGCAGGGCGTCCCCGGGGCGGCGCAGGGGCCGCTCGGGCAGCTGGGCGTGCCGCGGATGCCGGGGCAGCTGGGTGATCTCCAGCGCCGCTTCGGGCTGTAG
- a CDS encoding MTH1187 family thiamine-binding protein translates to MMIAFSVTPLGVGEEVGEYVADAVRVVRESGLPNRTDAMFTTVEGEWDEVMDVVKRAVQAVEARAPRVSFVLKADIRPGVTDGITSKVETVERHLAGG, encoded by the coding sequence ATGATGATCGCGTTCTCGGTGACCCCGCTGGGCGTGGGCGAGGAGGTCGGCGAGTACGTCGCCGACGCCGTCCGCGTCGTGCGGGAGTCCGGACTGCCGAACCGTACGGACGCCATGTTCACCACCGTCGAGGGGGAGTGGGACGAGGTGATGGACGTGGTGAAGCGCGCGGTGCAGGCCGTGGAGGCGCGTGCGCCCCGGGTCTCCTTCGTCCTCAAGGCCGACATCCGTCCCGGCGTCACGGACGGCATCACCTCCAAGGTGGAGACGGTGGAACGCCACCTCGCCGGGGGCTGA
- a CDS encoding AIM24 family protein, with translation MPFREINSKMVEAQVVPGQKMYSQRGAMLAYRGEVSFTPSLTGGQGGVMGMIGRRVANEQTPLMEVEGNGTVMFGHGGHHIQVISLTGETLYVEADRLLAFDGTLQQGTMFMGSQGGVMGMVRGQVSGQGLFTTTLKGHGSVAVMAHGGVIELPITPQRPVHVDPQAYVAHHGEVRNKLSTALGWRDMVGRGSGEAFQLELSGQGAVYVQASEEKL, from the coding sequence ATGCCGTTCCGTGAGATCAACTCGAAGATGGTCGAGGCCCAGGTCGTACCCGGGCAGAAGATGTACAGCCAGCGCGGCGCGATGCTCGCCTACCGCGGCGAGGTCTCCTTCACCCCGAGCCTGACCGGCGGCCAGGGCGGGGTCATGGGCATGATCGGCCGCCGCGTGGCCAACGAGCAGACCCCGCTGATGGAGGTCGAGGGCAACGGCACCGTGATGTTCGGCCACGGCGGCCACCACATCCAGGTGATCAGCCTGACCGGCGAGACCCTGTACGTGGAGGCGGACCGGCTGCTCGCCTTCGACGGCACCCTGCAGCAGGGCACGATGTTCATGGGCTCGCAGGGCGGGGTCATGGGCATGGTGCGCGGCCAGGTCAGCGGCCAGGGCCTGTTCACCACCACCCTCAAGGGCCACGGCTCGGTGGCCGTGATGGCCCACGGCGGGGTCATCGAACTGCCGATCACCCCGCAGCGGCCCGTCCACGTGGACCCGCAGGCCTACGTCGCCCACCACGGCGAGGTCCGCAACAAGCTGTCCACGGCGCTGGGCTGGCGCGACATGGTCGGGCGCGGCTCGGGCGAGGCCTTCCAGCTGGAGCTGTCCGGACAGGGCGCGGTGTACGTACAGGCCTCGGAGGAGAAGCTGTGA
- a CDS encoding AIM24 family protein: MAQFRLQGSKVLAVDLTGDAVKAKNGAMVAYDGQMAFKKMTGGGEGLRGMVTRRLTGEQMTVMEVQGHGTCFFADRASEINLVNLRGEKLYVESSNLLCTDAGLRTGTTFTGLRGGVTGNGLFTTTVEGNGQAAIVSDGPAVVLRVSAQYPLSVDPGAYIAHTGNLQQSFQSGVTFRTLIGEGSGEAFQIRFEGEGLVYVQPSERNTIGGDI, translated from the coding sequence GTGGCTCAGTTCCGACTCCAAGGCAGCAAGGTGCTCGCCGTCGACCTGACCGGTGACGCCGTGAAAGCGAAGAACGGCGCCATGGTCGCGTACGACGGCCAGATGGCCTTCAAGAAGATGACAGGCGGTGGCGAAGGCCTCCGCGGGATGGTGACCCGGCGGCTCACCGGCGAGCAGATGACCGTGATGGAGGTGCAGGGGCACGGCACCTGCTTCTTCGCCGACCGGGCGAGCGAGATCAATCTGGTCAATCTGCGCGGCGAGAAGCTGTACGTCGAGTCCAGCAACCTGCTGTGCACCGACGCCGGCCTGCGCACCGGCACCACCTTCACCGGCCTGCGCGGCGGGGTGACGGGCAACGGCCTGTTCACCACGACCGTCGAGGGCAACGGGCAGGCGGCGATCGTGTCCGACGGTCCGGCGGTGGTGCTGCGCGTGAGCGCCCAGTACCCGCTCTCCGTCGACCCCGGGGCGTACATCGCGCACACCGGCAACCTCCAGCAGTCCTTCCAGTCCGGTGTGACCTTCCGCACGCTGATCGGCGAGGGCTCCGGCGAGGCGTTCCAGATCCGCTTCGAGGGCGAGGGCCTGGTGTACGTACAGCCCAGCGAGCGCAACACCATCGGGGGCGACATCTGA
- a CDS encoding DUF3817 domain-containing protein gives MDIKTASALHRLRLISVPEALSFPALLIFGSVLSRISDIDYLMMPLGILHGILFVIYAVFLLDVWNKAKWPLKKVALFFLLALVPFGGLYGDRVLKREESAGVLAARAREAARA, from the coding sequence GTGGACATCAAGACCGCTTCCGCCCTGCACCGGCTGCGCCTCATCTCCGTACCGGAGGCACTGTCGTTCCCGGCGCTGCTGATCTTCGGCTCGGTGCTGAGCCGGATCTCGGACATCGACTACCTGATGATGCCGCTCGGCATCCTCCACGGGATCCTCTTCGTCATCTACGCGGTGTTCCTGCTGGATGTCTGGAACAAGGCCAAGTGGCCCCTGAAGAAGGTCGCGCTGTTCTTCCTGCTGGCCCTGGTGCCCTTCGGCGGGCTCTACGGCGACCGGGTGCTCAAGCGCGAGGAGTCGGCCGGCGTGCTCGCGGCCCGTGCCCGTGAGGCGGCCCGCGCATGA
- a CDS encoding 50S ribosomal protein bL37 codes for MAKRGNKKRARKKKKANHGKRPNS; via the coding sequence ATGGCGAAGCGCGGCAACAAGAAGCGAGCCCGCAAGAAGAAGAAGGCCAACCACGGGAAGCGTCCCAACTCCTGA
- a CDS encoding PepSY domain-containing protein has translation MKRTLYVSSAAAAAVLLVTGPVAAAAASTAEAAAGSTPVSAPLRAAVDADGAATAALKSHPGVIESLDKDGPVWHVNVIAKDGSHTELLVAAAGGAVTVENTDQDDDGDEDAALIAAKFTAQEAMKAALAAHAGTVSSVSWDDDDSTRYWDVEVKTASGTQNVHVDPTSGKVTASHSDSNDNDNDNNDNNG, from the coding sequence ATGAAGCGCACCCTGTACGTCTCGTCGGCCGCGGCCGCCGCAGTCCTGCTGGTCACGGGACCGGTGGCGGCCGCCGCCGCGTCCACCGCCGAAGCGGCTGCCGGGTCCACGCCCGTCTCCGCGCCCCTGCGCGCGGCGGTCGACGCCGACGGGGCCGCCACCGCGGCCCTCAAGAGCCATCCCGGAGTCATCGAGTCCCTCGACAAGGACGGCCCGGTCTGGCACGTGAACGTGATCGCCAAGGACGGCAGCCACACGGAACTGCTCGTCGCCGCGGCCGGCGGCGCGGTCACCGTCGAGAACACCGACCAGGACGACGACGGCGACGAGGACGCCGCGCTGATCGCCGCGAAATTCACCGCCCAGGAGGCCATGAAGGCCGCCCTCGCGGCCCACGCGGGCACGGTCTCGTCGGTGAGCTGGGACGACGACGACAGCACCCGCTACTGGGACGTCGAGGTCAAGACCGCCTCCGGCACCCAGAACGTGCACGTGGACCCCACCTCGGGCAAGGTCACCGCGTCCCACTCCGACTCGAACGACAACGACAACGACAACAACGACAACAACGGCTGA
- a CDS encoding MarR family winged helix-turn-helix transcriptional regulator, translating into METETATPWLNDAEQCAWRTHLDVSRLLMHQLEKDLQPFGLTNNDYEILVNLSESDEHRMRMSDLATSTLQSKSRLSHQITRMESAGLVRRMNCESDRRGLYAVLTPEGMETMRKVAPHHVASVRRHFIDLLPPDALAALRASLGPVAEHLRAGRGKG; encoded by the coding sequence ATCGAGACCGAGACGGCCACCCCCTGGCTGAACGACGCCGAGCAGTGTGCCTGGCGCACTCATCTGGACGTCAGCAGACTGCTGATGCACCAGCTGGAAAAGGATCTCCAGCCCTTCGGGCTCACGAACAACGACTACGAGATCCTCGTGAACCTCTCCGAGTCCGACGAGCACCGGATGCGGATGAGCGATCTCGCGACGTCGACCCTCCAGTCCAAGAGCCGGCTCTCGCACCAGATCACCCGCATGGAATCGGCAGGCCTGGTCCGCCGCATGAACTGCGAGTCCGACCGCCGCGGGCTCTATGCCGTACTCACTCCCGAGGGCATGGAGACGATGCGCAAGGTCGCCCCGCACCACGTGGCGTCCGTCCGCCGGCACTTCATCGACCTGCTCCCGCCGGATGCGCTCGCGGCTCTACGCGCGTCCCTCGGCCCCGTTGCCGAGCACCTGCGCGCGGGGCGCGGCAAGGGCTGA
- a CDS encoding glycosyltransferase family 2 protein — protein MRQASFDYETHSRLAGPLEEPDPSAAYRVTYRSLLAGEDLRTRIRALALMTLAPLAAAGLLLYLVWPTHWTVREGGERWLVRCDAVMLGSIGLIMLFMLVNVVSIAHATLVARDPVPVTAEPGTRVAFLTTYVPGKEPLAMAAATLRGAVRVRHDGPLDVWLLDEGDDPGARRLCAELGVRHFTRKGVAEWNTAAGAHRARTKHGNYNSWLARHGGEYDYFASVDTDHVPLPEYLERMLGFFRDPDTAFVVGPQVYGNYTTTVTKAAESQQYLFHALIQRAGNRYGAPMFVGTNNAVRISALAQIGGLYDSVTEDMATGFELHRRRNPATGRFWRSVYTPDVLAVGEGPSTWTDFFTQQLRWSRGTYETLLRQYWRGCLRMPPGRWLNYTLMLLYYPMTAVNWLLGVLSCVLFLWFGASGTQVSSEVWLMLWTDAAALQVGLYLWNRRHNVSPHEPAGSGGLAGMAMSAICAPVYLKSLGSAVLRTRGRFVVTPKGGVASPDRPATFRVHLLWAAVLLLSLAASVRYGHTHAAMRLWAVLALAVALAPAAVWGATALRARCGLRGRVRAAVPGGGPGPGGGAGPGEEPEPAFATTAGGD, from the coding sequence GTGCGGCAGGCATCCTTCGACTACGAGACCCACAGCCGGCTCGCCGGCCCCCTCGAGGAGCCCGATCCTTCCGCCGCCTACCGGGTGACGTACCGTTCCCTCCTCGCGGGCGAGGACCTCCGGACCCGAATACGGGCCCTCGCACTCATGACGCTGGCACCCCTCGCCGCCGCGGGGCTGCTCCTCTACCTCGTCTGGCCCACGCACTGGACGGTCCGGGAGGGCGGCGAGCGCTGGCTGGTCCGGTGCGACGCCGTCATGCTCGGATCCATCGGCCTGATCATGCTCTTCATGCTGGTCAACGTGGTGTCGATCGCCCATGCCACGCTGGTCGCCCGGGACCCCGTGCCGGTCACCGCCGAACCCGGCACCCGCGTCGCCTTCCTCACCACCTACGTGCCCGGCAAGGAACCCCTCGCCATGGCCGCCGCCACCCTGCGCGGGGCGGTGCGCGTGCGCCACGACGGGCCGCTCGACGTCTGGCTCCTCGACGAGGGCGACGACCCCGGGGCCCGGCGACTGTGCGCGGAGCTCGGCGTGCGCCACTTCACCCGCAAGGGCGTCGCCGAGTGGAACACCGCCGCGGGCGCCCACCGGGCGCGGACCAAGCACGGCAACTACAACTCCTGGCTGGCCCGGCACGGCGGGGAGTACGACTACTTCGCCTCCGTCGACACCGACCACGTACCGCTGCCGGAGTACCTGGAGCGGATGCTCGGCTTCTTCCGCGACCCCGACACCGCCTTCGTCGTCGGCCCGCAGGTCTACGGCAACTACACCACCACGGTCACCAAGGCCGCCGAGTCCCAGCAGTACCTCTTCCACGCGCTGATCCAGCGCGCGGGGAACCGCTACGGCGCCCCCATGTTCGTCGGCACCAACAACGCGGTGCGGATCAGCGCCCTCGCGCAGATCGGCGGGCTCTACGACTCCGTCACCGAGGACATGGCCACCGGCTTCGAGCTGCACCGCCGCCGCAACCCCGCCACCGGGCGGTTCTGGCGCTCCGTCTACACCCCGGACGTGCTCGCGGTGGGGGAGGGGCCGAGCACCTGGACCGACTTCTTCACGCAGCAGCTGCGCTGGTCGCGGGGGACGTACGAGACCCTCCTGCGGCAGTACTGGCGCGGCTGCCTGCGGATGCCCCCGGGCCGCTGGCTCAACTACACGCTGATGCTGCTCTACTACCCGATGACGGCCGTCAACTGGCTGCTCGGCGTCCTCAGCTGCGTCCTGTTCCTGTGGTTCGGCGCCTCCGGCACCCAGGTCTCCTCCGAGGTCTGGCTGATGCTGTGGACCGACGCCGCCGCCCTCCAGGTCGGCCTGTACCTGTGGAACCGCCGCCACAACGTCTCGCCGCACGAGCCCGCCGGCTCCGGCGGACTCGCCGGCATGGCGATGTCCGCGATCTGCGCGCCGGTCTACCTCAAGTCGCTCGGCTCGGCGGTGCTGCGCACGCGGGGACGCTTCGTCGTCACCCCCAAGGGAGGGGTCGCCAGCCCCGACCGCCCGGCGACCTTCCGGGTCCACCTCCTGTGGGCCGCCGTCCTGCTCCTCTCCCTCGCCGCCTCCGTGCGCTACGGCCACACCCACGCGGCCATGCGCCTCTGGGCGGTGCTGGCGCTGGCCGTCGCCCTCGCTCCGGCGGCCGTGTGGGGGGCGACGGCGCTGCGGGCCCGGTGCGGGCTTCGCGGCCGGGTGCGGGCGGCCGTGCCCGGCGGGGGGCCCGGGCCGGGTGGTGGGGCCGGGCCGGGCGAGGAGCCGGAGCCGGCGTTCGCGACGACCGCGGGAGGGGACTGA